From Vreelandella neptunia, the proteins below share one genomic window:
- a CDS encoding type I restriction endonuclease subunit R codes for MAGPEYTGVEKPFIDQLVGQGWQFLAGSVDDPAVTHRESFAQVVMEPLLRERLRGINLRDGEPWLDDSRLDQAVSAITRLPASKVMEANKLATELLLGGLPVEGLEGWDGGRGQSLHYIDWATPVNNVFTVVNQFKVKCPPGHDSGKGHVIPDLVMFVNGIPLVVVECKNRTVPEGISQAVDQLRRYHDQRHLDVEVEEHEGAPALFATSQFLVASNFDEARAGTIGAGFAHYLSWKTVAPQREVEVAIDLGVADLSAQQCLVAGMLNRDNLLDIVRHYTLFMNLGGQEIKLVCRYPQFRGVTRAIERLKSGKTRREDGESDRRGGIVWHTQGSGKSLSMVFLVRKLRSDPSLRRFKVVVITDRKDLQSQLSATAELTGESVEKASNTATLKKLLARDGPGLVFGTVQKYRDQTLPDADTNDDAEEEAEAGSYEGDHHGLDDGRRDAAEPGRAGTTPRKPTLSEPFEVLNESEDILILVDEAHRTQAGDLHANMMRALPNAARIGFTGTPIIMGDKKRTHDIFGEYIDRYTIKEAEQDGATVPILYEGRTAKGAIKDGASLDGLFEDLFREHTKGELEVIKKKYATKGQIFEAPMLIQEKAQDMLRHYVTHILPNGYKAQLVAYSRRAALRYYEALEQAKAELLEDAMALTPEDKALDDTQLLIRPPRVKAAIQAWRYREILRQLEFAVVFSSGNNDDSAWAKWSDRTAVERHIKRFKKPLPPLSSEAAKNRQEQDPQKYDPLAFLIVKSMLLTGFDAPIEGVMYLDRSIREAELLQAIARVNRTGHGKTHGIVVDYFGVANHLKEALAAYSDEDIDGALMSLKDEIPLLRDRHLRVIDVLRGQGVDSLADTEEAVQALADERLRAEFVVKLKEFNRTLDDVLPRPEGLEFVNDAKQLAYLHALARNRYKDTPELGRDIGNKVRKLIDDYVISLGIDPRIPPVQLTDAEFDAHIGRQVGDRAKASEMEHAIRSHVRKYLDEDPVKYGRLSERLADLLQQLDGQWDEQVEALRGLIQQLRDGARVEGEDIPDIPAHAEPFWRELMVSAGFEVNQMDDGTARQLLTTTEELVMLIQEEISIPDFWKPSHIPDQERLKQHLFTRLMMGGLVPTSEVEAVAERLFDLARSNQAKLVDA; via the coding sequence ATGGCAGGTCCCGAGTACACGGGTGTTGAGAAGCCCTTCATCGACCAACTGGTCGGCCAAGGGTGGCAGTTCCTGGCCGGCTCGGTGGATGACCCCGCCGTTACCCACCGCGAGAGCTTCGCCCAGGTGGTAATGGAGCCGCTTCTACGCGAGCGACTCCGCGGCATCAACTTGCGTGACGGTGAGCCCTGGCTTGATGACAGCCGCCTCGACCAGGCAGTGTCCGCGATTACCCGCCTGCCAGCGAGCAAGGTGATGGAGGCCAACAAGCTTGCCACCGAGCTGTTGCTGGGTGGCTTGCCCGTGGAGGGGTTGGAGGGCTGGGATGGCGGCCGTGGCCAGTCCCTGCACTACATCGACTGGGCAACGCCAGTCAACAACGTCTTCACCGTGGTCAACCAGTTCAAGGTGAAGTGCCCACCGGGTCACGATTCGGGCAAGGGCCATGTGATCCCGGATCTGGTGATGTTCGTCAACGGCATTCCGCTGGTAGTGGTGGAGTGCAAGAACCGCACCGTGCCGGAGGGCATCAGCCAGGCGGTGGACCAGTTGCGCCGCTATCATGACCAGCGCCACCTGGACGTCGAGGTAGAGGAACATGAAGGGGCACCGGCGCTGTTCGCTACCAGCCAGTTCCTGGTGGCCAGCAATTTCGATGAGGCCCGGGCGGGTACCATCGGCGCCGGCTTCGCCCACTACCTGAGCTGGAAAACCGTGGCACCGCAACGCGAGGTGGAGGTGGCCATCGACTTGGGCGTGGCCGACCTCTCCGCGCAGCAGTGCCTGGTGGCCGGCATGCTCAACCGTGACAATCTGCTGGACATCGTGCGCCACTACACCCTGTTCATGAACCTGGGTGGCCAGGAAATCAAACTAGTGTGCCGCTACCCCCAGTTCCGCGGCGTGACCCGCGCCATAGAGCGGCTGAAGAGCGGCAAGACCCGGCGCGAGGATGGCGAGTCCGACCGACGTGGCGGCATCGTCTGGCACACCCAGGGCAGCGGCAAGAGTCTTTCCATGGTGTTCTTGGTGCGCAAGCTGCGCAGCGACCCTAGCTTGCGGCGTTTCAAGGTGGTGGTGATCACCGACCGCAAGGATCTGCAGTCTCAGCTCTCTGCCACCGCCGAGCTGACGGGTGAGAGCGTAGAGAAGGCGAGCAACACCGCAACCCTCAAGAAGCTGCTGGCACGGGACGGCCCCGGCCTGGTGTTCGGGACAGTCCAGAAATACCGCGACCAGACGCTGCCCGATGCCGACACCAACGACGACGCCGAAGAAGAAGCCGAGGCCGGCAGCTACGAGGGTGACCACCACGGACTGGATGACGGTCGGCGCGATGCGGCTGAACCTGGCCGTGCCGGTACCACCCCCCGCAAGCCCACCCTGAGCGAGCCCTTCGAGGTGCTCAACGAAAGCGAGGACATCCTGATCCTGGTGGACGAGGCTCACCGCACCCAGGCCGGCGACCTGCACGCCAACATGATGCGTGCGCTGCCCAACGCCGCCCGCATCGGCTTCACCGGGACGCCCATCATCATGGGTGACAAGAAGCGCACCCACGATATCTTCGGTGAGTACATCGACCGCTACACCATCAAGGAGGCGGAGCAGGACGGCGCCACGGTGCCGATACTTTACGAGGGGCGCACCGCCAAGGGCGCCATCAAGGATGGCGCCAGCCTGGACGGTCTGTTCGAGGATCTATTTCGAGAGCACACCAAGGGCGAGCTGGAGGTGATCAAGAAGAAGTACGCCACCAAGGGGCAGATCTTCGAGGCGCCAATGCTGATCCAGGAGAAGGCCCAAGATATGCTGCGCCACTACGTAACGCATATCTTACCCAACGGCTACAAGGCGCAGCTGGTGGCCTATAGCCGGCGCGCTGCCCTGCGCTACTACGAAGCTCTTGAGCAGGCTAAGGCCGAGCTGCTGGAAGATGCCATGGCGCTCACCCCCGAGGACAAGGCGCTGGACGACACACAGCTGCTGATCCGCCCGCCACGGGTCAAGGCAGCGATTCAGGCCTGGCGCTATCGTGAGATCCTACGTCAGCTGGAGTTCGCCGTGGTGTTCAGCAGCGGCAACAATGACGACTCTGCCTGGGCGAAGTGGAGCGACCGCACCGCGGTTGAGCGCCACATCAAGCGTTTCAAGAAACCCTTGCCGCCGCTTTCCAGCGAGGCGGCCAAGAATCGACAGGAACAGGACCCGCAAAAGTACGACCCGTTGGCCTTCCTAATCGTCAAGAGTATGCTGCTGACCGGCTTCGACGCGCCTATCGAGGGTGTGATGTACCTGGATCGCTCGATCCGAGAAGCGGAGCTGCTGCAGGCCATCGCCCGGGTTAACCGCACCGGCCACGGCAAGACTCACGGCATCGTGGTGGACTACTTCGGTGTAGCCAACCACCTCAAGGAGGCCTTGGCCGCCTACAGCGATGAGGACATCGACGGTGCACTGATGAGCCTCAAGGACGAGATCCCGCTGCTGCGTGACCGTCATCTGCGCGTCATCGACGTGCTGCGCGGCCAAGGCGTGGACAGCTTGGCCGATACTGAAGAAGCGGTACAAGCGCTGGCGGACGAGCGGTTGCGCGCCGAGTTCGTGGTCAAGCTCAAGGAATTCAATCGCACCCTGGATGATGTGCTGCCACGCCCCGAGGGGCTGGAGTTCGTCAACGACGCCAAGCAGCTCGCCTATCTCCACGCCCTGGCGCGTAACCGCTACAAGGATACTCCCGAGCTCGGCCGCGACATCGGCAACAAAGTGCGCAAGCTCATTGATGACTATGTGATTTCATTGGGCATCGACCCGCGGATTCCCCCCGTGCAGCTCACCGACGCCGAGTTCGATGCGCATATCGGCCGCCAGGTCGGTGACCGCGCCAAGGCCTCTGAGATGGAGCACGCCATCCGCTCCCATGTGCGCAAGTACCTGGACGAGGATCCCGTGAAGTACGGCCGGCTGAGCGAGAGACTGGCCGACCTGCTTCAGCAGCTCGATGGCCAGTGGGACGAGCAGGTGGAGGCCCTGCGGGGGCTGATTCAGCAATTGCGCGACGGGGCTCGGGTAGAAGGGGAAGACATTCCCGACATACCGGCCCACGCCGAGCCCTTCTGGCGCGAGCTGATGGTGAGCGCTGGCTTCGAGGTAAACCAGATGGACGACGGCACCGCTCGTCAGCTGCTGACCACTACAGAGGAACTGGTAATGCTGATCCAGGAGGAAATCTCGATCCCCGACTTCTGGAAACCCTCGCACATTCCGGACCAGGAGCGCCTCAAGCAGCACCTGTTCACGCGGTTGATGATGGGTGGCCTGGTGCCGACGAGTGAGGTTGAGGCCGTCGCCGAGCGGCTCTTTGACCTGGCGCGAAGTAACCAGGCGAAGTTGGTGGATGCATGA